One genomic segment of Tubulanus polymorphus chromosome 4, tnTubPoly1.2, whole genome shotgun sequence includes these proteins:
- the LOC141903517 gene encoding tyrosine-protein phosphatase non-receptor type 13-like isoform X2: protein MPNLGAGNQAARRSSELDVRSFISLQPGRHPSISSTVGSVYARLHERKKRLDAVRYGLRRDNDQHAGDSYTSSVQSVSEYGDVADVGADRRSLISENSFIQGIFSPDLNAQYGSQVALRMRRDISPDEDSEFSLPLPLSQPGIFRDDDVKHSPNSKRFYNDFSSMPELRAQEPVVAPPDYARAVNANRGRDSPDLAQIPPRLQKRLSSKRRAPPIPVPPVPQTTNNSKNKSFFGPEFIAKSQEPHIRLEMPVSEHVKQTPHTKPVAVHLLTGEVIDINCDPSVTTKQLYSVIVTHLGLVEHFYFGLTYIQDGEHVFLDSNTKLSKVAPPSWKESKTIHSKSSFTLFFRVKFYTNDIEALKHPTTKHLLYIQLRRDILEERVQCNEDDALDISALALQAEYGDYDPNTCRRNYFLVEHYIPQRIVRRVGQGYGRDRLPAMHKIHNGLSENEAEIRFIKEVMQLSEYGVHFYKVYKSKSERHQPAWVGISTEGIILAELQGDTRIMIHRHPWSQTQKLSFNRRRFSVLPKSESKNLKVGKLSYYTDSYRKGQYLLQFSTNQHSFKTRMLSRTTMADLITPELLANAEKAYQKQGSNIQHPPQEFEDYSSNDEDNVPSKMNGNSKGVDEPDHIPKQIFPERLGPVSAAAAQSDIRNRHLLYIPPADYDIDDFQDHSSNEDDGEDDESTPRVIQQNVTVDKTVNPSTAPPAAAAPAAATPAAAAPAAARGAYVVESSLKSDDRSLFPASSLNDSTINDTLKERFEELPSIEGPERKVVLIDLERDVKHGIGITIVGGENTSRLDLGIFVKSVTPAGPADLDGRVHPGDRIIAINGQSLEGLPHYKAVELIRDSPNPVQLLLSQPIHPDPKLDVIELMRNRGMSPAMSPVTSPGIPNNLITHPLQFQHNSPSAVDERMAPVAATVEERMAPDELKKTSIPDRLLNYTSHYEPYDLSKSYDDDLDVIINGKDHRSFGGRNTTTPAADLNRFESEPVREREITAGVSISPVETHYQRDVINSDLKPGDTYSLTLEKLNNSLGLNVTGGVNTSVKHGGIYVKSLVPGGAAQTDGRILVGDRILKVNETELTNVTHRQAVELLRDTPDINHLLVERGIPASAKTNSVGSMGTSSNTPSSNLSSPTPSSVKDYSFVNKDNVFTVDLKKDSHGLGFALVADHECQPGHGQLAVPRVKRIFPVGPAASCKEMQVGDVLLEVNGVKLKGLSITEVTHVLKNAGDDVEMKLCRPQFDVTDNNKTANKTVSPVHIQKRIAPSPPLADAPSPPLADDIQQNNQKRLAPSPPVIPSSSSRQQQSLFQSTDPDLLELFSHQTEGVPSTPTTDYSVTSSEIGQRSIQVDFNEHVEEKQASAPENAPDALQNAPDPSGNLINDERLKEGEIEVTLVKPDGGGLGFKVAGGGNTTNGCYVKEIVQEPALSNGQLQPGDKIIMVNGRDMTNLTHFDAVNLLRSTPNEVKIRVQRNPRTPMKRSPMPSPKIMDISDLSSSEEEEIIQPRVIVKPKQNAIEDLIKNLDQKEGKNVITPYNYGQKNNNNTDDSSVQTERNTGTEAAVQAETSLVDEAQMTSPSDWDIYDPESGVIWLELVKPAGSGLGFGVAGGEKGNSTGICVISITPGSVADIDGRLKKGDRLLQVNGDSFIGVSPNKAVATLRKTKGTVTLAVSRPPARETTSPGSQSENDALSGVELLQTKLAASNSSLCRSAANDDDLEDESSKALRRLIDSVRPINEREIPDDTDSEIESATLDEIPDDSNFVTDSNDEIESPLAADVSLPAKELPLNVTDSLNGNIKVNNVSPTVTKASEDDECDSEFSNEFNDVNSSLVDNKSVGDVPETLSDEWLANVSLFMDKPRGRLYAQADALDTVINDLQQQINNGDAVEQYKQIRHLPPTDMCDIAKQPENKPKNRYRNVLPYDLNRVILSEPNSYINASDLKIPIGQEIYHYIASQGPLPQTTGDFWRMIWEYRISVIAMVTQDIESGKVKCHRYWPDSIETPFTVYNKYEISLKKLQILENFELREIHIEDIDSGMSRTVMHMYYTSWPDHGTPSSARPLLEFMKLMNIYCGSGPMFAHCSAGIGRTGAMFAIDLVRRHIEKDLEFDISEMVTELRERRQGMVQTKDQYVFIYLAVIELLKSLREFN from the exons ATGCCGAACCTGGGCGCGGGGAATCAGGCGGCGCGACGCAGCAGCGAACTAGACGTACGGTCGTTCATCTCGTTACAACCGGGACGTCATCCGTCGATATCGAGTACGGTCGGTAGCGTTTACGCTCGGTTACACGAACGTAAAAAACGATTAGACGCCGTTAGATACGGATTGAGACGAGACAATGATCAACACGCAGGAGATAGTTACACGAGTAGCGTACAATCAGTATCTGAATACGGAGATGTCGCAGACGTCGGCGCAGATAGGAGATCTTTGATATCAGAAAACTCATTCATTCAAG GTATATTTAGTCCTGATTTGAATGCGCAGTATGGCTCCCAGGTGGCGCTACGGATGCGTAGAGATATCTCGCCGGATGAAGACAGCGAGTTCAGTTTACCGTTACCTCTATCACAACCGGGAATATTCCGCGACGACGACGTTAAACATTCACCGAATTCAAAACGATTTTATAACGATTTCTCGTCGATGCCTGAATTACGAGCGCAGGAACCGGTCGTCGCTCCGCCGGACTACGCGAGAGCCGTTAACGCGAATCGAGGTCGCGATTCTCCCGACCTCGCGCAGATTCCACCGCGACTTCAAAAACGTTTATCCAGTAAACGACGAGCTCCACCGATACCAGTTCCACCCGTTCCACAAACAACTaacaattcaaaaaataaG TCATTTTTTGGGCCGGAGTTCATCGCTAAGAGTCAAGAGCCACATATCAGACTAGAGATGCCAGTATCAGAG catGTAAAACAAACACCTCACACGAAGCCAGTAGCCGTTCATCTATTAACGGGAGAAGTGATCGATATAAACTGTGATCCTAGCGTTACGACTAAACAGCTTTATAGCGTCATAGTTACACATCTCGGTTTGGTCGAACATTTTTATTTCGGGTTGACCTACATCCAAG aCGGCGAACACGTGTTTCTGGATAGTAACACAAAGTTATCGAAGGTGGCGCCACCTTCTTGGAAGGAAAGTAAAACGATACACAGTAAAAGTTCGTTTACGTTATTTTTCCGTGTGAAATTCTACACGAATGACATCGAAGCATTGAA GCATCCAACGACGAAACATTTACTGTACATACAGCTGCGTAGAGATATTCTAGAAGAGCGTGTACAGTGTAACGAGGACGACGCGTTGGATATATCAGCGCTGGCGTTACAAGCCGAATACGGAGATTACGACCCGAATACGTGCAGACGTAATTATTTCCTCGTCGAGCACTATATACCTCAACGTATCGTACGGCGAGTCGGTCAGGGATACGGTCGCGATCGTCTGCCTGCTATGCATAAAATACACAACGGACTCTCGGAGAACGAAGCTGAAATACGTTTCATTAAAGAGGTCATGCAATTATCAGAATACGGAGTCCATTTCTATAAAGTATACAAG AGTAAGTCCGAGCGTCATCAACCGGCGTGGGTCGGTATCAGCACCGAGGGTATCATCCTCGCCGAATTACAGGGCGATACGCGTATCATGATACATCGTCATCCGTGGTCGCAAACGCAGAAACTATCCTTTAATCGTCGCAGGTTTTCAGTTTTACCGAAATCGGAATCAAAAAATCTGAAAGTTGGAAAATTGAGTTATTATACAGATAGTTATAGGAA GGGTCAGTATTTACTGCAATTCAGCACAAATCAACATTCATTTAAAACACGCATGTTGTCGCGAACTACGATGGCCGACCTTATTACACCGGAACTGTTAGCAAACGCGGAGAAAGCTTATCAGAAACAGGgttcaaatattcaacatcCTCCGCAAGAGTTTGAGGATTATTCTAGTAATGATGAAGACAATGTACCCAGCAAG ATGAATGGTAATTCTAAGGGTGTAGACGAACCGGATCATATACCGAAACAGATCTTCCCCGAGCGTTTAGGACCGGTCAGCGCTGCAGCCGCTCAATcagatattagaaatagacatCTACTTTACATTCCTCCTGCAGATTA CGATATAGATGATTTCCAGGATCATTCGTCTAATGAAGATGATGGGGAGGATGATGAATCGACTCCACGTGTTATACAACAGAATGTTACTGTCGATAAAACCGTTAATCCTTCAACAGCACCACCAGCtgcagcagcaccagctgCAGCAACACCAGCtgcagcagcaccagctgCAGCTAGAGGTGCTTATGTCGTAG AATCGAGTTTGAAATCCGATGATCGTAGTTTATTTCCTGCTTCATCATTGAACGACTCTACAATTAATG ACACCTTGAAAGAACGATTTGAAGAATTGCCATCGATTGAAGGTCCTGAACGTAAAGTGGTTCTGATAGATTTAGAGAGAGACGTAAAACATGGAATCGGAATCACAATCGTCGGGGGTGAGAATACTAGTCGTCTCGATTTAGGAATATTTGTTAAATCAGTGACGCCCGCGGGCCCGGCCGATCTGGACGGGCGAGTACATCCGGGCGATCGGATTATAGCTATAAACGGGCAGAGTTTAGAAGGATTACCGCACTATAAAGCGGTTGAGTTGATCCGTGACTCACCAAATCCCGTTCAACTTCTCTTATCACAACCGATTCATCCTGATCCGAAACTGGACGTCATCGAATTAATGAGGAACCGAGGAATGAGTCCGGCGATGAGTCCGGTGACGAGTCCAGGCATTCCAAATAATCTAATAACGCACCCGCTACAGTTTCAACATAACTCCCCATCAGCGGTTGATGAGAGGATGGCTCCTGTAGCAGCGACGGTTGAAGAGAGGATGGCTcctgatgaattaaagaagaCGTCAATACCAGATCGATTATTGAACTATACGAGTCACTATGAACCGTACGATCTGTCGAAGTCGTACGATGATGATTTAGATGTGATTATTAACGGTAAAGATCACCGATCGTTCGGTGGTCGCAACACGACAACTCCGGCGGCCGATTTAAATCGATTTGAGTCTGAACCGGTTCGAGAAAGAGAGATCACAGCTGGAGTAT CCATATCACCAGTTGAGACTCATTACCAACGAGACGTGATCAATAGCGATCTGAAACCTGGAGATACGTACTCATTGACCCTCGAGAAATTAAACAACAGTCTTGGATTAAACGTTACTGGTGGAGTTAATACTAGTGTTAAACACGGTGGAATTTacgtgaaatctttagttccTGGTGGAGCGGCGCAAACAGACGGCCGAATATTAGTCG GTGATAGAATTTTAAAAGTGAATGAAACCGAATTAACGAACGTAACTCATCGTCAAGCTGTCGAATTATTACGCGACACTCCGgatataaatcatttattaGTGGAACGGGGTATACCTGCGTCTGCTAAAACAAACTCCGTCGGATCAATGGGAACTTCATCAAACACTCCATCATCTAATCTATCATCACCCACTCCCAGTTCAGTGAAAGATTACTCGTTCGTTAATAAAG ATAACGTTTTTACGGTTGATTTGAAGAAAGACAGTCACGGACTCGGATTCGCGTTGGTCGCCGATCACGAATGTCAACCGGGTCACGGACAGTTAGCTGTACCTCGCGTGAAGAGAATATTTCCAGTCGGTCCAGCGGCGAGCTGTAAAGAGATGCAGGTCGGAGATGTTTTACTAGAAGTCAACGGTGTTAAACTGAAAGGATTGTCTATTACT GAAGTTACGCATGTTTTAAAGAATGCCGGTGACGATGTTGAAATGAAGTTGTGTCGACCTCAGTTCGATGTtactgataataataaaacagCGAACAAG actGTATCACCGGTGCATATACAGAAACGGATTGCACCTTCCCCACCCCTAGCTGACGCACCTTCCCCACCCCTAGCAGACGACATACAACAGAATAATCAGAAACGCCTCGCACCGTCTCCCCCGGTTATACCGAGTAGCTCATCTCGACAACAACAATCATTATTTCAAAGCACCGACCCCGATTTACTGGAATTGTTCAGCCATCAGACAGAAGGGGTGCCGTCAACCCCGACGACTGATTACTCCGTGACGTCATCAGAAATCGGACAACGATCGATACAAGTAGATTTCAACGAACACGTCGAAGAGAAACAAGCATCTGCACCAGAGAATGCACCCGATGCACTACAGAACGCACCTGATCCATCGGGAAACTTAATTAATGATGAACGATTGAAAGAAGGA GAAATAGAAGTGACGCTCGTTAAACCGGATGGCGGAGGTCTCGGGTTTAAAGTCGCCGGTGGTGGAAACACGACTAACGGTTGTTACGTGAAAGAGATTGTTCAAGAGCCGGCGCTTTCTAACGGACAGCTGCAGCCGGGCGATAAAATCATCATG GTGAACGGTCGCGATATGACGAATTTAACTCATTTTGATGCCGTGAATTTATTGCGTTCGACTCCGAATGAGGTGAAAATAAGAGTTCAACGAAATCCACGAACTCCGATGAAAAGAAGCCCGATGCCTTCCCCGAAAATAATG GATATCAGTGATTTGTCTTCTTCCGAGGAAGAAGAAATTATTCAACCGCGAGTCATCGTGAAACCGAAACAAAACGCAATCGAAGACTTGATTAAAAATCTCGACCAAAAGGAAGGAAAAAACGTGATTACTCCGTATAATTACGGGCAgaaaaataacaacaacacGGATGACTCATCTGTTCAGACGGAGAGGAATACTGGAACTGAAGCAGCAGTACAAGCTGAAACTTCTCTCGTAGATGAAGCTCAGATGACTTCACCATCAGACTGGGATATCTATGATCCTGAG AGTGGTGTAATATGGTTAGAATTAGTGAAACCAGCTGGAAGTGGATTAGGTTTTGGAGTGGCTGGAGGAGAGAAGGGAAACTCTACTGGTATATGTGTTATATCTATTACACCTGGAAGTGTCGCTGATATCGACGGCCGATTGAAGAAAGGCGATCGTTTATTACAG GTTAATGGCGATTCATTTATCGGCGTTAGTCCGAACAAAGCTGTTGCAACGTTGAGAAAAACTAAAGGCACCGTTACACTGGCTGTATCGAG GCCTCCTGCGAGAGAGACGACTAGTCCTGGAAGTCAATCAGAGAACGATGCATTATCCGGCGTTGAGTTATTACAGACCAAACTAGCGGCTTCGAATTCGAGTTTATGTCGAAGCGCGGCGAACGATGATGATTTGGAAGATGAAAGTAGTAAAGCTTTACGTCGATTGATCGATTCAGTTCGACCAATCAACGAACGGGAAATACCGGACGATACGGATAGCGAGATAGAGTCAGCGACGCTCGACGAGATACCCGACGATTCGAATTTTGTAACGGACTCTAACGATGAGATCGAGTCTCCGCTCGCTGCAGACGTGTCGTTACCCGCTAAAGAATTACCGCTGAACGTCACTGATTCGTTAAACGGTAATATTAAAGTGAACAATGTATCGCCGACGGTTACGAAAGCGTCCGAGGACGACGAATGCGATTCCGAGTTTTCGAACGAGTTTAACGACGTCAACTCGTCGCTCGTCGATAATAAATCGGTGGGAGACGTTCCGGAAACTCTGTCGGACGAGTGGTTAGCGAATGTGTCGTTGTTCATGGATAAACCTCGCGGACGGCTTTACGCTCAGGCAGACGCTCTAGACACGGTTATCAATGACTTACAACAACAGATCAATAACGGCGACGCTGTTGaacaatataaacaaataCGGCACTTACCACCGACCGATATGTGTGACATCGCTAAACAGCCCGAGAACAAACCAAAAAACAGATATAGAAACGTTTTACCTT ATGATTTGAATAGAGTGATTCTGTCTGAACCGAATAGCTATATCAATGCTAGTGATCTGAAGATACCGATCGGGCAggaaatttatcattacatcGCTAGCCAGGGTCCACTTCCGCAGACGACCGGCGATTTCTGGAGAATGATTTGGGAGTATCGGATTTCGGTGATCGCGATGGTTACGCAAGATATTGAGAGCGGAAAAGTGAAATGTCATCGATACTGGCCCGATTCGATAGAAACTCCATTCACTGTTTATAACAA